One genomic region from Rothia dentocariosa ATCC 17931 encodes:
- a CDS encoding bifunctional methylenetetrahydrofolate dehydrogenase/methenyltetrahydrofolate cyclohydrolase has protein sequence MPQILDGKATAAAIKSELTERVEALKARGITPGLGTVLVGDDPASHSYVGAKHRDCAEIGINSIRVDLPADITQEELEAEIDKLNHDPACTSYIVQLPLPKHLDTNRILEKIAPEKDADGLHPTNLGKLVLNVSEPLDSPLPCTPNGVIELVKRHGIDWNGKNVVVLGRGITVGRPLGLLLTRREINATATLAHTGTQNLDEVLRQADVIVAAVGVPHVLKADQVKDGAILLDVGVSRAEDPETGKKKLFGDVSPEAAAKASWVSPNPGGVGPMTRAELLVNVVETAERQAAKN, from the coding sequence ATGCCGCAGATTCTTGATGGTAAGGCAACCGCAGCCGCCATTAAATCCGAGCTGACTGAGCGCGTTGAGGCGCTCAAGGCACGGGGCATTACCCCCGGTTTGGGAACGGTACTCGTGGGAGATGATCCCGCCTCACACTCCTATGTAGGCGCTAAACACCGCGACTGCGCGGAGATTGGCATTAACTCGATCCGTGTGGATCTGCCTGCCGATATTACCCAGGAAGAGCTTGAAGCTGAGATTGATAAGCTCAATCACGACCCTGCCTGCACGAGCTATATTGTGCAGCTTCCCTTGCCCAAGCACCTTGATACTAACCGTATTTTGGAGAAGATCGCGCCTGAGAAGGACGCTGACGGTTTGCACCCCACTAACCTTGGCAAGCTGGTGCTGAACGTTTCGGAGCCTTTGGATTCACCCCTGCCGTGCACCCCGAACGGCGTGATTGAGCTGGTGAAACGCCACGGCATCGACTGGAACGGTAAGAATGTGGTGGTGCTCGGTCGCGGTATTACTGTGGGTCGTCCTCTAGGGCTGCTGTTGACCCGCCGTGAGATCAACGCAACCGCGACCTTGGCGCATACCGGTACCCAGAACCTTGACGAGGTTCTGCGCCAGGCGGATGTGATTGTCGCCGCCGTGGGTGTGCCGCATGTGCTCAAGGCGGATCAGGTGAAGGATGGCGCAATTCTGCTGGACGTGGGCGTCTCCCGTGCCGAAGACCCCGAAACCGGTAAGAAGAAACTCTTCGGCGATGTTTCTCCTGAGGCGGCCGCGAAGGCATCTTGGGTGTCCCCGAACCCCGGCGGTGTGGGCCCCATGACCCGCGCGGAGCTGCTGGTTAACGTTGTGGAGACCGCAGAACGTCAGGCAGCGAAGAACTAG
- the purH gene encoding bifunctional phosphoribosylaminoimidazolecarboxamide formyltransferase/IMP cyclohydrolase — protein MKKLDRLPLRRALISVYDKTNLAEFARGLHEAGVKLVSTGSTASTIAAAGVPVTEVTEVTEFPECLEGRVKTLHPRIHAGILADRRKQEHIDTLNELDVEPFDLVVVNLYPFAETVASGADQDAIIEKIDIGGPSMVRAAAKNHDAVAVVVDPKDYERTVTAARDGGFSLEERRRLAAGAFAHTAAYDTAVATWTAAQFQQDEDANFWPPYAGLGFERSETLRYGENPHQRAALYVDPAAVPGIAQAEQIHGKAMSYNNYVDADAALRAAYDFDEPAVAVIKHNNPCGIAIASPNAADPIADAYAKAHACDPLSAYGGVIAANRPVTKDMAQAVKDIFTEVMVAPGYEPEALEILETKKNLRLLVLPEGFGRETIEYRSISGGALFQEADRLNAEGDNPQNWKLVAGEPADEATLRDLEFAWRALRAPKSNAIMLADNGAAVGIGMGQVNRVDSCKLSVERANTLSGEDQERARGAVAASDAFFPFADGLQVLLDAGIRAVVHPGGSIRDDEVIQAAKDAGVTMYLTGTRHFFH, from the coding sequence ATGAAGAAGCTCGATCGTCTGCCCCTGCGCCGCGCCCTCATTTCCGTGTACGACAAGACTAATCTGGCGGAGTTCGCCCGCGGTCTGCACGAGGCAGGCGTGAAGCTGGTGTCTACCGGTTCAACCGCATCCACGATCGCCGCCGCGGGTGTGCCCGTCACCGAAGTTACCGAGGTTACCGAGTTCCCCGAGTGCCTGGAGGGCCGCGTGAAGACCCTGCACCCGCGCATCCACGCCGGTATTTTGGCCGACCGCCGCAAGCAGGAGCATATCGACACCCTTAACGAGCTCGACGTTGAGCCCTTCGACCTGGTGGTCGTGAACCTGTATCCTTTCGCAGAGACTGTGGCATCCGGCGCCGACCAAGACGCTATTATCGAAAAAATCGATATCGGCGGCCCCTCAATGGTGCGTGCCGCCGCGAAGAATCACGATGCGGTTGCCGTCGTGGTAGACCCCAAAGACTATGAACGTACCGTGACCGCCGCTCGGGATGGCGGGTTTTCCCTGGAGGAGCGTCGCCGTCTGGCCGCCGGTGCCTTCGCCCATACAGCCGCTTACGATACCGCCGTCGCTACCTGGACCGCCGCGCAGTTCCAGCAGGATGAAGACGCTAACTTCTGGCCCCCATACGCTGGTTTGGGCTTTGAACGCAGCGAGACCCTGCGCTACGGCGAGAACCCGCATCAGCGCGCGGCTCTGTATGTAGACCCCGCAGCAGTCCCCGGTATCGCCCAGGCTGAGCAGATTCACGGCAAGGCAATGAGCTACAACAACTATGTGGACGCCGATGCCGCCCTGCGCGCAGCCTACGATTTTGATGAGCCTGCGGTCGCCGTCATCAAGCACAACAACCCCTGCGGTATTGCAATTGCAAGCCCTAACGCCGCAGACCCGATTGCCGATGCGTACGCTAAGGCTCATGCCTGCGATCCGCTGTCCGCCTATGGCGGCGTGATTGCCGCGAACCGCCCGGTTACCAAGGATATGGCGCAGGCCGTTAAAGATATTTTCACCGAGGTTATGGTGGCGCCCGGATACGAGCCGGAAGCCCTCGAAATCCTGGAAACCAAGAAAAACCTGCGGCTGCTGGTACTTCCCGAAGGATTTGGGCGTGAGACTATCGAGTACCGCTCGATTTCCGGCGGTGCGCTCTTCCAGGAAGCCGACCGCCTTAACGCCGAGGGTGATAACCCGCAGAATTGGAAGTTGGTCGCCGGTGAACCTGCCGACGAAGCCACTCTGCGTGACCTTGAATTCGCGTGGCGTGCCCTTCGCGCTCCCAAGTCCAATGCGATCATGCTCGCCGATAACGGTGCCGCCGTGGGTATCGGTATGGGACAGGTAAACCGTGTGGATTCGTGCAAACTCTCGGTCGAGCGTGCCAATACACTCAGCGGAGAAGACCAGGAGCGTGCCCGCGGTGCGGTTGCTGCATCCGATGCTTTCTTCCCCTTTGCGGACGGCCTGCAGGTTCTTCTCGATGCCGGTATCCGTGCGGTCGTGCACCCCGGCGGCTCGATCCGTGATGACGAAGTTATTCAGGCCGCGAAGGATGCGGGCGTCACCATGTACCTGACTGGAACCCGCCACTTCTTCCACTAA
- a CDS encoding GntR family transcriptional regulator — MTHSLNFSGSVSNSGSHEAPEASARGSMMENAEELHDDPTMLPPVPGPKYEQVIRYLEQKYVIPGSPGDKLPTERAIQEKFKVSRQTVRNAIKALLERGLIYNVQGSGTYVADRSQGSYIPRVCSFAEDMERRGLQASTRMLSTQWVEVTEEISRYLSVTIDSSVLLVKRLRLAEGEPIGFELAYLAPEVATCLLETMASGGSRKDPHDHCEYTIEHGMMRMEATLMTEADAEAFNHLPTVGAAAFKVTTTSYTSQGSPVEHSVTLYKGDAYFYEMLL, encoded by the coding sequence ATGACTCATTCACTCAACTTTTCAGGTTCTGTCTCTAACTCGGGTTCCCACGAGGCACCCGAGGCTTCTGCACGTGGTTCTATGATGGAGAACGCTGAGGAACTTCACGACGATCCCACCATGCTCCCGCCGGTTCCTGGCCCTAAATATGAGCAAGTTATTCGCTACCTAGAACAAAAATATGTAATCCCGGGTTCTCCCGGAGATAAACTCCCGACTGAGCGCGCTATTCAGGAGAAGTTCAAGGTAAGCCGCCAGACGGTGCGCAATGCTATCAAGGCTCTACTGGAACGCGGACTTATCTATAACGTTCAGGGTTCTGGAACGTACGTTGCCGATCGTTCTCAGGGAAGCTACATTCCGCGGGTATGCTCGTTCGCCGAAGATATGGAGCGGCGCGGGCTGCAGGCTTCGACCAGAATGCTTTCAACCCAGTGGGTTGAGGTGACAGAAGAAATTTCACGTTATTTGAGTGTCACCATAGATTCTTCGGTGCTTTTGGTTAAGCGTCTGCGCTTGGCTGAGGGTGAGCCTATCGGTTTTGAGCTCGCCTATTTGGCGCCTGAGGTTGCAACATGCCTGCTTGAAACGATGGCCTCTGGCGGTTCACGCAAAGATCCTCACGACCATTGCGAGTACACAATCGAACACGGCATGATGCGCATGGAAGCAACCCTGATGACCGAGGCGGATGCGGAAGCCTTCAATCATCTGCCAACCGTGGGTGCCGCCGCGTTCAAGGTGACCACCACCAGCTATACCTCGCAGGGTTCACCCGTTGAGCACAGCGTGACGCTCTATAAAGGGGATGCCTATTTTTACGAGATGCTGCTGTAA
- the purN gene encoding phosphoribosylglycinamide formyltransferase has protein sequence MVSGSGTNLQAILDAVKADELNAEIAAVGADKPCTGLDRAAAAGVETFLIEPTDYADRDQWNRALEEKIASYTPDYVVFAGFMRIVDAQLVARFENRIINTHPALLPSFPGAHGVRDALAHGVKITGLTVHFVDSGVDTGTIIAQAAVPVEDGDTEESLHERIKVQERQLLVRILAEFAALPKTQNP, from the coding sequence ATGGTCTCTGGATCCGGTACTAACCTGCAAGCTATTCTCGATGCCGTAAAGGCTGACGAGCTAAACGCAGAGATCGCCGCCGTAGGCGCAGATAAGCCCTGCACCGGCCTTGACCGAGCCGCCGCAGCCGGGGTTGAAACCTTTCTGATCGAACCGACAGACTATGCTGACCGCGATCAATGGAACCGCGCTCTCGAAGAGAAAATCGCCTCCTACACCCCCGATTACGTTGTATTCGCCGGGTTCATGCGCATTGTGGATGCGCAGCTGGTCGCCCGCTTCGAGAACCGGATTATCAACACTCACCCCGCGTTGCTGCCCTCATTCCCCGGGGCACACGGTGTGCGGGATGCGCTCGCCCACGGTGTTAAAATCACCGGGCTGACGGTTCATTTCGTGGATTCCGGGGTCGATACCGGCACGATTATCGCCCAGGCTGCGGTGCCCGTCGAGGACGGTGACACCGAAGAAAGCCTGCATGAGCGCATCAAGGTGCAAGAACGTCAGCTCTTGGTGCGGATCCTTGCAGAATTCGCTGCCCTCCCCAAAACTCAAAACCCCTAG
- a CDS encoding 2'-5' RNA ligase family protein, whose protein sequence is MTVKNTCENLSHTEASPTLHPGQRYLSLIAHVNGPLGQRLVDWKKRTGMTLPTDLSNHVTVYVSELTEQNENDWRSDALAHSLAAIGTVQARAGGVCTFRPNSEVEYLDIILGADTFAELHGACVQELGQWASPFPYVPHITLGRSLTPDQVRQAHRIFDDLPEQERSFTVDTLHVYAYDGADWEPLGALSLKS, encoded by the coding sequence GTGACTGTTAAGAACACCTGCGAGAATCTATCACACACTGAGGCATCGCCCACTCTTCACCCCGGGCAGCGTTATTTGAGTCTGATCGCCCACGTGAACGGACCGTTGGGGCAGCGTCTTGTGGACTGGAAGAAGAGAACCGGCATGACTCTTCCCACTGATTTGAGTAATCATGTGACTGTGTATGTTAGCGAGCTGACCGAGCAGAATGAGAACGACTGGCGTTCGGATGCACTGGCGCATTCACTCGCCGCAATTGGTACGGTGCAGGCGCGCGCTGGGGGAGTGTGCACCTTCCGCCCAAACTCTGAGGTGGAGTATCTGGACATTATCTTAGGCGCCGATACTTTTGCCGAACTTCATGGCGCGTGCGTGCAGGAGTTAGGGCAGTGGGCATCGCCTTTTCCTTACGTTCCGCATATTACCTTGGGGCGTTCTTTGACGCCGGATCAGGTGCGGCAAGCGCATCGGATTTTCGACGATTTACCAGAACAAGAACGCTCGTTCACGGTAGATACTCTGCACGTGTATGCTTATGATGGCGCTGATTGGGAACCTCTGGGAGCACTATCTCTTAAGTCTTAG
- a CDS encoding DUF6350 family protein, which produces MKSSSSTSRYSAPMPLWLQGIVELVFTAALSFGLVLVLLMAVWFTNGFNRMDFPALATLASHLWLLMHGVPLNIPNAFGIILPHGMLTLVPMGLSIIPVLLCFRSGRKLARASYEGEFFKPVLLGCAAYGIFAAVAFAWASTERHLLGIVGAALIPQIVVLVGLIWGGYYESRSLARMVGVNTAEQISQMSQYSRWASSYVWSIVRASMVAIFSLIMGGALVLVVAMMMRWSQIATIYQELHAGPVGALAVTLLQLGYLPNLVIYAMSWTTGAGFAFGVDTHVGWSQTTMGDLPLFPVLGAIPESLGWIGYAGLAVSLGAGAVAGWWFLREGEDHVDEWITMKVRYRVIALPLSSLVLGSLVGVLCGVWAYILGWISSGSLGVGRFTEVGASPAAFAVATAITLGAGTALGNLLCHVLLPDSSRELPRFADERPNLGSRMSEMLQQRRAARAEREQLRNDEQEREAQEREEQARERAQQRRERVKQVHARRAELNKFAEQEEAQRAHSLGIKTEQESLREDGSAEAADSKAAASDEQTIELAGADEPTVELDTSEKSGGGTEDAPRTVKPGKREKAPGKPVFNRVPRPETSGNGGDTKGDRETREQSARTGESGSQKASSSAEFHEPGYKRFAVPRPVAASPASDQENTEDSAQSHETTIQEKRQLTPTQAMAVIFGTPESTEDESSEEEPTTGQKSSQKKRKK; this is translated from the coding sequence ATGAAAAGTAGCTCTTCTACATCCCGGTATTCTGCCCCTATGCCACTCTGGCTGCAGGGCATCGTTGAATTAGTTTTTACCGCCGCGCTTTCTTTCGGGCTTGTGCTCGTTCTGCTCATGGCGGTGTGGTTTACCAACGGTTTTAACCGTATGGATTTTCCCGCGCTCGCAACTCTTGCCTCCCACCTGTGGCTGCTCATGCACGGTGTGCCGCTGAATATTCCGAATGCTTTCGGTATTATCTTGCCGCACGGCATGCTCACACTGGTGCCCATGGGGCTGAGCATTATTCCGGTGCTCTTATGCTTTAGGTCTGGGCGGAAACTGGCGCGCGCATCCTATGAGGGGGAATTCTTCAAACCCGTACTATTAGGGTGCGCCGCCTACGGTATTTTTGCTGCCGTCGCCTTTGCATGGGCGAGCACCGAACGGCATCTGCTGGGTATTGTTGGTGCGGCGTTGATTCCACAGATCGTGGTGCTGGTCGGGCTGATCTGGGGCGGCTACTATGAATCGCGTTCGCTCGCCCGTATGGTGGGCGTGAACACCGCTGAACAGATTTCGCAGATGAGCCAGTACTCGCGGTGGGCGAGCTCCTATGTGTGGTCGATTGTGCGTGCCTCCATGGTGGCGATTTTCTCGCTCATTATGGGCGGTGCTCTGGTGCTGGTGGTTGCCATGATGATGCGCTGGTCGCAGATCGCAACAATCTACCAGGAACTTCACGCCGGGCCGGTGGGGGCGCTCGCGGTGACCCTGCTGCAGCTGGGTTACCTTCCGAACTTGGTGATCTACGCGATGTCGTGGACTACCGGCGCCGGGTTTGCGTTCGGCGTGGATACGCATGTGGGCTGGTCGCAGACGACGATGGGCGATCTTCCGCTCTTTCCGGTGCTGGGTGCTATCCCTGAGAGCCTGGGCTGGATCGGGTATGCGGGTCTGGCGGTTTCGCTGGGCGCCGGAGCCGTTGCCGGTTGGTGGTTCTTGCGTGAAGGTGAAGACCACGTGGATGAGTGGATCACCATGAAGGTACGTTACCGAGTGATTGCGTTGCCGCTTTCTTCGCTCGTGTTGGGTTCGCTGGTGGGCGTGCTCTGTGGCGTGTGGGCTTATATTTTGGGTTGGATTTCCAGCGGATCGTTGGGTGTGGGGCGTTTTACTGAGGTAGGCGCATCGCCCGCAGCTTTTGCCGTGGCGACCGCAATAACCCTGGGTGCGGGTACTGCGTTGGGTAACCTGCTGTGCCATGTGCTTCTGCCCGACAGCAGTCGTGAGCTGCCGCGTTTTGCCGATGAACGTCCCAATCTGGGCAGTCGCATGAGCGAGATGCTGCAGCAGCGCCGCGCGGCGCGGGCGGAGCGTGAACAGCTCAGGAATGATGAGCAGGAACGCGAGGCACAAGAACGTGAAGAGCAGGCGCGTGAGCGGGCTCAGCAGCGGCGTGAACGCGTCAAACAGGTGCATGCCCGCCGTGCAGAACTCAATAAATTTGCCGAGCAGGAAGAGGCGCAGCGAGCGCATAGTTTAGGTATCAAAACGGAGCAAGAATCCTTGCGTGAAGATGGTTCCGCTGAAGCTGCAGACTCGAAGGCTGCGGCATCTGACGAACAAACCATCGAGCTGGCGGGAGCGGATGAACCCACCGTAGAGCTTGATACCTCTGAGAAATCCGGTGGGGGTACCGAGGATGCGCCGCGCACGGTCAAGCCCGGCAAGCGTGAGAAAGCCCCGGGGAAGCCGGTCTTTAACCGCGTTCCGCGCCCCGAAACCTCCGGTAATGGCGGTGATACTAAGGGCGATCGGGAGACACGAGAGCAGAGCGCTCGTACAGGGGAGTCTGGGTCGCAGAAGGCCTCCTCGTCAGCGGAGTTCCACGAGCCCGGGTATAAGCGTTTTGCCGTGCCGCGCCCGGTTGCCGCATCGCCCGCATCCGATCAGGAGAATACGGAAGATTCGGCGCAGTCGCACGAGACTACCATTCAGGAAAAGCGTCAGCTCACGCCCACTCAGGCGATGGCTGTTATCTTCGGAACCCCTGAGTCGACCGAGGATGAATCTTCGGAGGAAGAGCCCACCACGGGTCAGAAATCCTCACAGAAGAAGAGGAAGAAATAA
- a CDS encoding TetR/AcrR family transcriptional regulator, producing MPKVSEEYKKNRRIQIVEVARECFIKGGYQKTSMNEIIAATGLSAGAIYNHFSSKEEIMVEAARLDMAPFEKVRADSPWDYVLGFLKILDTAKTRRFLLATWGEAVSMPAINAVVGEQMDQLRAMAMERYRAWGEHELDVTTEELEQWLNVMGAAVLSVLSGYVVQTQLLGKENREAYFAYATAILTQE from the coding sequence GTGCCTAAAGTCAGTGAAGAATACAAAAAGAACAGGCGTATACAGATTGTCGAGGTCGCCCGTGAATGCTTTATTAAAGGCGGGTATCAAAAGACCTCGATGAACGAGATTATTGCCGCCACCGGGCTCTCCGCAGGAGCTATCTACAACCACTTTTCCTCGAAAGAAGAGATCATGGTAGAGGCCGCACGCCTTGATATGGCTCCCTTCGAGAAAGTGCGTGCGGATTCTCCGTGGGATTATGTTCTGGGGTTCTTGAAGATTCTTGATACGGCAAAAACCCGCCGATTTCTGCTCGCCACCTGGGGCGAGGCCGTCTCAATGCCCGCTATCAACGCCGTAGTGGGGGAGCAGATGGATCAGCTGCGCGCCATGGCGATGGAACGCTACCGTGCCTGGGGCGAACATGAACTCGATGTAACCACTGAGGAACTTGAGCAGTGGCTCAACGTCATGGGTGCAGCGGTGCTTTCGGTGCTTAGCGGGTATGTGGTGCAGACTCAGCTTCTCGGGAAAGAAAACCGTGAAGCCTATTTCGCGTATGCAACCGCTATTTTGACCCAGGAATAA
- the trpS gene encoding tryptophan--tRNA ligase, whose translation MSDEKKQDKSLIPNASLDRVRVYSGAQPSADSMHLGNYIGAVNNWVALQEDPANECLFFIPDMHAITVPQDPQSLRERTRLTAAQYIAAGIDPARSPFFVQSQVPEHAQLAWVLNCFTGFGEASRMTQFKDKSQKQGADNASVGLFTYPVLMAADILLYQVDGVPVGEDQRQHLELTRNLAQRFNSRFGETFVVPEPIIVKETAKIYDLQEPTSKMSKSAASDKGLIKLLDEPKATVKKIKSAVTDDGSVIAYDREAKPGVSNLLSIYSAMTGESIDSLVKRYEGKMYGHLKVDLADVVVEKLSPLRERTLELMADPAELDRLLALGAQKAREIATVTIENVYDKVGFLPAQRG comes from the coding sequence ATGTCTGACGAAAAGAAACAGGATAAATCACTCATTCCCAATGCGTCTTTGGATCGTGTGCGTGTCTACTCCGGTGCGCAGCCTTCCGCAGATTCGATGCATTTGGGCAACTATATTGGCGCGGTGAACAACTGGGTTGCCTTGCAGGAGGACCCCGCCAACGAGTGCCTGTTCTTTATTCCCGATATGCACGCTATCACCGTGCCCCAAGACCCACAGTCCCTGCGCGAACGCACCCGTCTGACCGCTGCCCAGTATATTGCCGCCGGTATTGACCCTGCGCGTTCCCCGTTCTTTGTGCAGTCGCAGGTGCCTGAGCACGCGCAGCTTGCTTGGGTACTGAACTGTTTCACGGGTTTTGGTGAGGCATCTCGCATGACCCAGTTCAAGGACAAATCGCAGAAGCAGGGTGCTGATAACGCCTCGGTGGGGTTATTCACCTACCCGGTGCTGATGGCGGCGGATATTCTGCTGTACCAGGTCGATGGCGTACCGGTGGGAGAGGATCAACGCCAGCACCTAGAGCTTACCCGCAACCTGGCGCAACGGTTCAACTCGCGCTTTGGCGAAACCTTCGTGGTGCCCGAACCTATTATTGTGAAGGAAACCGCCAAGATCTATGATTTGCAGGAGCCGACCTCGAAGATGTCGAAATCTGCCGCCTCCGATAAGGGGCTTATCAAACTTTTGGATGAGCCGAAGGCGACTGTGAAGAAGATTAAGTCTGCCGTGACCGACGACGGCTCCGTTATTGCTTATGATCGTGAGGCGAAACCTGGCGTCTCTAATCTGCTCTCGATCTATTCCGCGATGACTGGCGAGAGTATCGACTCTCTCGTCAAACGTTATGAGGGTAAGATGTACGGTCATCTCAAGGTTGATTTGGCAGATGTTGTGGTCGAGAAACTTTCGCCCCTGCGTGAGCGTACCCTGGAGCTTATGGCGGACCCCGCCGAGCTTGACCGCTTGCTGGCACTGGGCGCTCAGAAAGCTCGTGAAATAGCGACTGTTACTATCGAGAATGTCTACGATAAAGTGGGTTTTTTGCCCGCACAGCGCGGCTAG
- a CDS encoding exodeoxyribonuclease III, with product MSRAAKTLRVASVNVNGIRAAYRKDMATWLAGRDVDILCLQEVRAPDKIVRELLNEDDWNILHAEAAAKGRAGVLVATRKHPNANGELLKNQPVATRSTIGEDYFADAGRWVEADYTLPTGETLTVVSAYVHSGEVGTPRQDDKYRFLDRMLVRLPELAQHSDHVLIVGDLNVGHTELDIKNWKANQKRAGFLPEERAYFDKFFGEIGYEDVARKLAGEVPGPYTWWSYRGKAFDNDAGWRIDYHMATPALAAKAVEATVDRAASYDERFSDHAPLVVDYQF from the coding sequence ATGAGCCGCGCCGCTAAAACTCTGCGCGTCGCCAGCGTGAACGTCAACGGTATTCGTGCCGCCTACAGGAAAGATATGGCCACGTGGCTCGCTGGCCGCGACGTTGATATTCTCTGTCTGCAGGAGGTTCGTGCCCCCGATAAGATCGTGCGCGAACTTCTCAACGAAGACGACTGGAATATTCTGCACGCCGAAGCCGCCGCCAAAGGACGCGCCGGGGTATTGGTGGCAACCCGCAAGCACCCCAATGCGAACGGTGAACTGCTGAAAAACCAGCCTGTTGCCACCCGCTCCACGATCGGTGAAGACTATTTCGCGGACGCTGGCCGTTGGGTTGAGGCGGACTACACCCTGCCCACCGGCGAAACCCTGACCGTCGTAAGCGCCTACGTGCACTCCGGCGAGGTTGGTACGCCCCGCCAGGATGACAAGTACCGCTTTCTCGACCGCATGCTCGTGCGCCTACCCGAACTCGCTCAGCACTCGGATCACGTGCTCATTGTGGGAGACCTCAACGTGGGGCACACCGAGCTCGACATTAAAAACTGGAAGGCAAACCAGAAACGCGCCGGTTTCCTGCCCGAAGAACGCGCATACTTCGATAAATTCTTTGGCGAAATCGGCTATGAAGACGTGGCGCGTAAACTCGCGGGTGAAGTGCCCGGACCCTATACCTGGTGGTCCTACCGCGGCAAAGCTTTCGATAACGACGCCGGGTGGCGCATCGACTACCATATGGCTACCCCAGCGCTCGCCGCGAAAGCCGTGGAAGCAACGGTCGATCGTGCCGCCTCCTATGATGAACGGTTCAGCGATCACGCGCCGCTCGTCGTCGATTATCAGTTCTAG
- the glyA gene encoding serine hydroxymethyltransferase, with product MTEQTRTVLEAPLAELDPEVAEALDLERKRQQNTLEMIASENFVPRAVLQGQGSVLTNKYAEGYPGRRYYGGCEFVDIVEELAIKRVKELFGAEHANVQPHSGAQANNAVMHALLTPGEKIMGLSLAHGGHLSHGMKLNVSGKLYEVVAYEVGEDGRIDMEQVRQLALAERPKVIIAGWSAYPRQLDFAKFREIADEVGAYLWVDMAHFAGLVAAGLHPNPVPHAHVVSSTVHKTLGGPRSGFILCTEELKKKIDSAVFPGQQGGPLMHVIAAKATAFKVAATEEFKDRQKRTIEGARILAERLTHQDMRDAGVSIATDGTDVHLVLVDLRHHELTGKEAEDLLHDAGITVNRNAVPNDPRPPMVTSGLRIGTSALATRGFDAEGFTEVADIIASVLLPQHDIAALRERVNKLCGKYPLYVGSESW from the coding sequence ATGACCGAGCAGACTCGAACCGTGCTTGAGGCTCCCCTCGCGGAGCTTGACCCCGAGGTCGCCGAAGCACTCGATCTGGAACGTAAGCGCCAACAAAACACCCTGGAAATGATCGCCTCCGAAAACTTCGTGCCGCGTGCCGTACTCCAGGGGCAGGGGTCAGTGCTGACCAATAAATATGCGGAAGGCTACCCGGGCCGCCGCTACTATGGTGGCTGCGAATTCGTCGATATTGTCGAAGAGTTGGCTATTAAACGGGTCAAGGAACTCTTCGGTGCCGAACACGCCAACGTACAGCCTCACTCCGGTGCCCAGGCGAATAACGCCGTCATGCACGCCCTGCTGACCCCCGGTGAGAAGATCATGGGTCTTTCGCTGGCTCACGGTGGGCACCTCTCGCACGGTATGAAGCTGAACGTCTCGGGTAAGCTCTACGAGGTTGTTGCCTACGAGGTAGGCGAAGACGGTCGGATCGATATGGAACAGGTTCGGCAGCTCGCACTTGCGGAGCGTCCCAAGGTTATTATTGCTGGATGGTCGGCGTACCCCCGTCAACTGGATTTCGCGAAATTCCGTGAGATTGCCGATGAAGTTGGTGCCTACCTGTGGGTTGATATGGCCCATTTTGCCGGTCTGGTGGCGGCGGGTTTGCACCCCAATCCGGTGCCGCACGCCCACGTGGTTTCCTCGACCGTGCATAAGACCTTAGGTGGACCCCGCTCCGGGTTTATCCTGTGCACCGAAGAGCTCAAGAAAAAGATCGACTCGGCTGTATTCCCTGGGCAGCAGGGTGGGCCGCTCATGCACGTGATTGCCGCGAAAGCGACCGCGTTCAAGGTTGCCGCGACCGAGGAATTCAAAGACCGTCAGAAACGCACGATTGAGGGAGCGCGCATCCTGGCAGAGCGCCTAACCCACCAGGATATGCGCGATGCGGGTGTTTCCATCGCCACCGATGGTACCGACGTTCACCTGGTACTGGTCGATCTGCGCCACCACGAGCTCACCGGTAAAGAGGCTGAAGACCTGCTGCACGATGCGGGTATTACCGTTAACCGCAACGCGGTGCCGAACGATCCCCGCCCGCCGATGGTGACCTCCGGGCTGCGCATCGGTACCTCGGCCCTGGCAACCCGCGGTTTCGACGCCGAAGGCTTTACCGAGGTCGCCGATATTATCGCTTCGGTACTGTTGCCGCAGCACGATATCGCCGCCTTGCGTGAGCGCGTGAATAAGCTCTGCGGTAAGTACCCGCTCTATGTGGGAAGTGAGAGCTGGTAA